From the genome of Sulfurovum sp. NBC37-1, one region includes:
- a CDS encoding thioredoxin family protein yields MKIIGLIAAMLLSVCADEGKVLFEKHCLSCHIPFVPMLELKENFADHNNTLLKLKAPTLNQLSYRLKQRIGDPKGDKEIHRMEVIAFMSSYVVNPDRDKSLCLDEVMRVFDTMPSLKGKVSEEELEEIGTYLYDFDEEIVKQKSVKFEGFEKALQRAKKEDKIIMIEAMSRTCHFCRKMEREVMIDTEVIRAIERDFIPVSIDISTHALPLGLKAELTPSFIFIDKYGNVLGNIPGAWGKQDFLALLKEAKEEAKSKKAKK; encoded by the coding sequence ATGAAAATCATAGGGTTGATAGCCGCTATGCTGTTGAGCGTGTGTGCAGATGAGGGTAAAGTGCTGTTTGAAAAGCATTGTCTGTCCTGTCACATACCTTTTGTGCCTATGTTAGAACTTAAAGAGAATTTTGCGGACCATAACAATACCCTGCTAAAACTTAAAGCACCGACACTCAATCAACTCTCCTATCGACTGAAACAGCGTATTGGTGATCCAAAAGGGGATAAGGAGATACACCGCATGGAGGTCATCGCATTCATGAGTAGCTATGTAGTGAATCCTGACCGCGATAAAAGTCTCTGTCTTGATGAGGTGATGAGAGTCTTTGATACGATGCCATCACTTAAAGGTAAGGTGAGTGAAGAGGAACTCGAAGAGATAGGCACATATCTGTATGATTTTGATGAAGAGATCGTAAAACAGAAAAGTGTTAAATTCGAAGGATTTGAAAAAGCCCTGCAGCGAGCAAAAAAAGAAGATAAGATCATAATGATCGAAGCGATGAGCCGAACATGCCATTTTTGTAGAAAAATGGAACGGGAAGTGATGATAGATACGGAGGTGATTCGGGCAATAGAGAGAGATTTTATTCCGGTGTCCATTGATATTTCTACCCATGCTTTGCCTTTGGGGTTGAAAGCTGAACTTACGCCGAGTTTTATTTTTATTGACAAATATGGCAATGTACTTGGAAATATTCCCGGAGCCTGGGGAAAACAGGATTTTCTTGCATTGCTTAAAGAGGCAAAAGAAGAGGCAAAAAGCAAAAAGGCAAAAAAATGA